In a genomic window of Salmo salar unplaced genomic scaffold, Ssal_v3.1, whole genome shotgun sequence:
- the LOC123732228 gene encoding protein FAM83G, which yields MALSQIQCLDENNVNLRTNESKPDFFYSEEQRLALEILLRDGSDAFNKFLHANNLRCFLSDQEVDRLTRSVEEVDDPESELSRVVDSDSDELPVSLQYWPELSDCSLPRLDLGWPDCASYRGVTRVTVYAQPPLDGYAHIKEMVRKTIAQAQKVIAVVMDQFTDVDIFRDLLEACFKRKVSVYILLERAALPHFLSMAERAAMHPGHLKSLRVGVTGGAEFLSRSCSRVRGRLGHRFLLVDGDKAVSGSYSFTWTASRLDRHLVTLVTGQAVDSFDQLFRDLYLTSSGVDLRGVTMETEPEPEPLPKASPVASLSAANARKLFSPKYALVIGDANANASGASPVSSGKNSNSQNPLKTKGRVPEPVEAAPLHPGLACLEKAYLIPYLPTWPEPDPPRDVIGFINVRDASRPTQVHLQRSERFETSQAIRFSSPFALPNEEPLPDRAVPRPTPTLNSTPNPNSTLNSTPIPNSTLNSTPTPNSTLNSTPTPKSTPTPKSTPKSTPNCTPKSTPKSTPNCTPNSIPYPTSPTLPSPVCPSLTFTPVPKPRTVQLVMRSGSGQDLCGVRVVKKTDSLELTGPQTDCLNGTGLWLDCETALRTQSDCETALRTQSDCETALRTQSDCETALRTQSDCETALRPQSDCETALRTQSDCETALRTQSDCETALRTQSDCETALRTQSDCETALRTQSDCETALRTQSDCETALRTQSDCETALRTQSDCETALRTQSDCETALRTQSDCETALRTQSDCETALRTQSDCETALRTQ from the exons ATGGCGTTATCACAAATCCAATGTTTGGATGAGAATAACGTGAATCTCCGGACGAATGAATCTAAACCGGATTTTTTTTATTCCGAGGAACAACGTTTAGCGCTCGAGATTCTCCTCCGGGATGGAAGCGATGCTTTTAATAAATTCCTCCACGCGAACAATCTCCGCTGTTTCCTTTCGGACCAAGAGGTGGACCGTTTGACCCGGTCAGTAGAGGAAGTGGACGACCCGGAATCAGAACTCAGTCGGGTCGTTGACTCAGACAGTGATGAACTCCCGGTGTCTCTTCAATACTGGCCGGAGCTTTCTGACTGCTCGCTCCCGCGGCTGGACCTCGGATGGCCGGACTGCGCGTCCTACAGAGGAGTGACTCGCGTCACTGTGTACGCGCAGCCGCCACTGGACGGTTACGCGCACATCAAAGAGATGGTTAGGAAAACCATCGCGCAGGCGCAGAAG gtgaTTGCGGTGGTGATGGACCAGTTCACGGACGTAGATATCTTCAGAGACCTTCTGGAGGCATGCTTTAAAAGGAAAGTGTCTGTCTACATCCTGTTGGAAAGAGCAGCGTTACCTCACTTCCTGTCTATGGCTGAGAGGGCTGCCATGCATCCCGGGCACCTGAAG AGCCTGCGTGTGGGTGTGACAGGAGGAGCAGAGTTCCTCAGTAGGTCGTGTTCCAGGGTGAGAGGACGTCTGGGTCACAGGTTCCTGTTGGTAGATGGAGACAAGGCTGTTTCTGGATCGTACAG TTTCACCTGGACGGCGTCTCGTTTGGACAGACACCTGGTCACCTTGGTAACGGGCCAGGCGGTTGACTCCTTTGACCAGCTGTTCCGTGACCTCTACCTGACCTCCAGCGGGGTCGACCTCCGCGGGGTCACCATGGAGACGGAGCCGGAGCCGGAGCCCCTCCCCAAGGCCAGCCCTGTCGCTTCTCTCTCCGCAGCTAACGCCAGGAAGCTGTTCAGCCCTAAATACGCCCTGGTGATCGGCGACGCTAACGCTAACGCTAGCGGCGCCAGCCCCGTCTCCTCCGGAAAGAACTCCAACTCCCAGAACCCCTTGAAAACAAAG GGGCGTGTCCCGGAGCCAGTGGAAGCCGCGCCCCTCCACCCGGGATTAGCCTGTCTGGAGAAAGCGTACCTGATTCCGTACCTGCCCACCTGGCCCGAACCCGACCCCCCCAGAGACGTCATCGGGTTCATTAACGTGCGGGACGCGTCGCGGCCGACCCAGGTGCACCTGCAACGCTCCGAGAGGTTCGAGACGAGCCAGGCGATACGCTTCAGCAGTCCCTTTGCCCTGCCCAATGAGGAGCCACTTCCTGACAGGGCTGTGCCTAGACCTACCCCTACCCTTAACTCTACCCCTAATCCTAACTCTACCCTTAACTCTACCCCTATCCCTAACTCTACCCTTaactctacccctacccctaactctacccttaactctacccctacccctaaa tctacccctacccctaaatctacccCTAAATCTACCCCTAACTGTACCCCTAAATCTACCCCTAAATCTACCCCTAACTGTACCCCTAACTCTATTCcctaccccacctcccccactctccccagtCCCGTATGCCCCTCCCTTACCTTCACCCCAGTCCCTAAACCCCGGACGGTGCAGTTGGTCATGAGGAGCGGGAGTGGTCAGGACCTATGTGGAGTCAGAGTGGTCAAGAAGACAGACAGTCTGGAGCTAACTGGACCACAAACAGACTGTCTGAATGGAACTGGACTGTGGCTAGACTGTGAGACCGCACTGCGAACTCAGAGTGACTGTGAGACCGCACTGCGAACTCAGAGTGACTGTGAGACCGCACTGCGAACACAGAGTGACTGTGAGACCGCACTGCGAACACAGAGTGACTGTGAGACTGCACTGCGACCCCAGAGTGACTGTGAGACCGCACTGCGAACACAGAGTGACTGTGAGACCGCACTGCGAACACAGAGTGACTGTGAGACCGCACTGCGAACACAGAGTGACTGCGAGACCGCACTGCGAACACAGAGTGACTGTGAGACCGCACTGCGAACACAGAGTGACTGTGAGACCGCACTGCGAACACAGAGTGACTGTGAGACCGCACTGCGAACACAGAGTGACTGTGAGACCGCACTGCGAACACAGAGTGACTGTGAGACCGCACTGCGAACACAGAGTGACTGTGAGACCGCACTGCGAACACAGAGTGACTGCGAGACCGCACTGCGAACACAGAGTGACTGCGAGACCGCACTGCGAACACAGAGTGACTGTGAGACCGCACTGCGAACACAGTGA
- the LOC123732225 gene encoding vegetative cell wall protein gp1-like has product MTPPPSTTEPAPIYNGPLPIYNGPRPIYNGPHPICPAPSTNDPAPSTTNPAPSTTAPPPSAPAPAPSTTNPAPSTTAPPHISLTFGVARCSQHQGVLGSTPVGDQYGINPSPQTPQTPPDPQAPQIPRPPRSPDPPRSPDPPGPQTPRPPRSPQTSPDPQAPRSPDPQTPQVPRPPQVPRSPGPQIPQTSPDPQAPRPPI; this is encoded by the exons ATGACCCCGCCCCCATCTACAACGGAACCCGCCCCCATCTACAACGGACCCCTCCCCATCTACAATGGACCCCGCCCCATCTACAACGGACCCCACCCCATCTGCCCCGCCCCATCTACCAATGACCCCGCCCCATCTACAACGAACCCCGCCCCATCTACCACTGCCCCACCCCCATCTGCCCCTGCCCCCGCCCCATCTACAACGAACCCCGCCCCATCTACCACTGCCCCGCCCCATATATCACTGACTT TCGGTGTAGCGCGGTGCTCGCAACACCAAGGGGTGTTGGGTTCGACTCCCGTCGGGGACCAGTACGG AATTAACCCTAGCCCCCAGACCCCCCAGACCCCCCCAGACCCCCAGGCCCCTCAGATCCCCAGACCCCCCAGATCCCCAGACCCCCCCAGGTCCCCAGACCCCCCAGGTCCCCAGACCCCCAGGCCCCCCAGATCCCCCCAGACCTCCCCAGATCCCCAGGCCCCCAGATCCCCAGACCCCCAGACCCCCCAGGTCCCCAGACCCCCCCAGGTCCCCAGATCCCCAGGCCCCCAGATCCCCCAGACCTCCCCAGACCCCCAGGCCCCCAGACCCCCGATCTAA